Genomic window (Amaranthus tricolor cultivar Red isolate AtriRed21 chromosome 7, ASM2621246v1, whole genome shotgun sequence):
CTGAGAAATCGTAACATGAATAATTGAATAAAGATCTGATGCATTGTGACAAAGAATATGCAACGAATAACTGCATGGGAAATGATGGGTAAGGTTGTGATGTAAAACTAGGTTGAAAGGATGGACTGCAACGTAAGTTGTTGCTGTGGTTGCAATGACGACAGTATTGAAGCAAATGCAGCAGGTGGCATAGTCTGCTGTAGATGCTTCAACAACGTGACCATTCTGCCTGCTGTTTGTTCTGTTGCCAAATCTTTACCAGCGCAGAGAACCTGCACGAAAATAAAAACCCTACTTGATGAAATCTTCCACAACAACAAACTTGCCCTGAACGCCCACAAATCATTGAATTACCATGGGATGATTAAAACTAAAAAGCCAGCAAGGTAAATTCCACAtatttcatcaaaaagaaataAGCAATTaaaactgaaaaataaaaatttatcataaaGAGGTGCGAATAGAAAAGAGCTCAAATAAACATGCAGCTAAGATGACAtcttttcatgcaaaacaaaaatatttgacAACTGGGGAGAACTCGAAAACAAGACTAACCTCAGCAAAAACCATGATTATCTTAGGTATATATTGATTGTTGGGCCCCAAGACTTCTGCATCAGACCTGAAAGCAATCAGAGGTAAGATTTTTTGGCTTCAAATAATAAACCATAAGGAACCAAGACAAGATACAACAAGAATCAACTACTTGCCTTTCAACCATACAGCAGAGCTGATCATGGACAATTTTGGCCTCTATAAAGTCTCCTCTAATGGGTAAACAGTTTAGCCAGGCAGGAACAACCTACACAAGATCAGATGGATACCTTAGCTGTAATTCCAGGGCCCAAAATGATTGAAGAGCAAAAACCATCCCTTGCATCGCATAGAATTATGACATTATTAGTGCAAAATAATTCATCACGTTACACGTAACGaaaccaaaaattaaataacttaGGAAAGCCTATCTTCCACCATACACCAAAAGCCAAGCTAAGGGCTGGGATACACAGCaatgtattaaataattatatggtGATACTTCTAAGAAAATTTTGATAGATAATCCAACTAAGCCCATCCACCAAAAATAAGTCCAACTCTGctattttgataaaatcccAACCACCAGTTTCACCTTCCGAAAATGCTCTCATGATCCAGAAAAAACGGTTTTGCAGATCACTTAGGCCATGTGGCACATTACCGTTGGGTACTTTAATTTTACCCAATCTGTGAGACAAACCTAACTTAAGTAGTAAGTACCTAATaagggggggagggggggggggggggggggggtatgGGTACGACTTTGGAAGGTATAGGTATGAAAAGTTCTACCCGCCATGGGTACTAGGTAGATGGTGGGTATGTGATCTTACCCACCCATATCCACTCGCCCCGCTCCATATCTACCTACCCCGCCCCACCCCAGATCCATTCACCCCACCTCATACCCATATTATACAATACATTAAAAGttacaaatttttaataaatattttttttttgaaaatcttaaCCACactcaaattaaatatttcagcccaataatttaaaatgttgTATTTGTTTACTGACTTACTGTCTTATACACTCCTGAATTTGTTTACTAACCTATTACTGCTCCAGTGCCCCATTTTCTTAATTCAATGAATTGTATACTTCCACTAATTTACTGTCATACACTCATGACACATACTGTTCTACCTACATTAGTACACTTATTACCCTACCCAAACACTCATTTTTACTTGGTAGCACCACATACCCAAGTCCCAACCCTAATATCTCATTCTAACTTCTCGGTTCTAATCTCTTCCTCTAGCACCACATACTCCTCAACCTCTGTAAGGTCttaaattcttcatcttcaacagATATTTACCTTAATTACTtgtttaatttgtgatttttctttttattttcttttctaatttaatttgttCATCATTTTCACCaatgttattttcattttctctaGTTTTGTTGTGTAGAAATTTATTTCTCCCATCCCAGAAAAGCCAGCTACAATTGAAATTAATAGAAAGACAAAAAGACAAACCTGGGATGAATCAATACTGTCCCGATGAAATTGACAAATCTTTCCCAGAGCTGACACGGCATTATCATATGCCATTACATTTTCAGAATTACGGGCTTGAGGATGCAAGATAACAACATTCAGTCTTGAGAGAGCCTCTGTTCAAGATATTTGAAAAATGCAATCAAATTCTGTAAGCACTAATACAAATATTAGAGATGGGAAGGCATAAGGAAAATTTACCCCCCACAAGTGGCTTAAATACGGGGCCACCATACTCTGCGCACACACCAAGTCCATATACAGCAGCCTGAATGTAGTCATGTACAAAATGTGAGAACACACTAAAGTGAAGTATGATTTAAGACAAAACTGCATACAGCACCCACCTGTCTGACGTCAGCATCTTCATCATTGCAGGCTTCAAACAAGAAAGGCAAGTATGTGTCATAATATCTGCtccacaaaaataaaaattaggatATCTTACGAGAATAAAGGCTGAACATAATATTAACGGCATTAAACTTACTTGAGCGCAGCTTCACGACACTGCTCAGCAACATCAtcaaaaatacaaattgctacCCTTCTTTCGCCAGCTGTTTTATCTTTCCCCTATATAAAATGGCCGAATCAGATGAGACACTTGAACTTTTCATCTTTACCACTAATGACAAATGTCAATTGCCAATCGACTCAAGCTTGAAAGGAACTCAAGGCTCCAAAGAATATATTAAACCAGCTGCACAACCTATTGATCTATTCTTGAGCTTGAGAGCATTTTAATAAACTTGTCATAAAAGAACTAAGTTGAACAGGAACTTAAAAAATGCTTAACTGCCATCTTATATACACACATCACTTGGTGATCACCAAGTACTTGTAACCTTCTTCACACCTTTTATGATAGATAAACTTGCTATTGCACAACCATTATCCTTCAATTatccataaataaaaatgaaaaatgtgaCAATTACAAAAATAGCAAAATTTGTTTACAATCCCAATAACATCAAGAAAAAATTATCAGGACCTTACACCAATCAACTAAATGTGGACAACACATCGTTTGTGATTGGATTTTACGTGAAACAATAATTTATTGACAAAGTAATGGCCAAAAGTAGGTCCCATGATTAAAATTACAGATTCTTCTACATAAACATATGAAGCAAACACAAATCATGGTCTTGCACAAAATAGAATAGACACTTGCAGTCATTTTAAACAACAATAGAAAATAAACAAGATGaggaatgatgaatgatgatcagATTTTGCAGTAAAAACTCACCCACATAGGTGTCACATATGATGTGAGTTCATCAAAGAAGGGTAAAAAGGCAGCCTTGAATGTTTTGATTAATGTTCCCAATAAATCACCTACCTGGATAACAAAAGCAAATCTACTTATTTGTATCATACTATACATCGAACAGATGCCAACAAGGAGCAAAGGAATTTGCCAAAATGAAGtcagtttaaatataaaaagccAAACACAAACTTGTTCAAACAGTTCCTCCTCTTGTTCATTTTCCTCCTTCAGTAGCTCTCCTTCTTCAGCGTCAAAATCCTCTGCTTTAGTCCTCTCTGCTCTCTCTCTTTTTCTACTAGAACTAGCAGTTAGAACTTGCTTGATTTCATCCACAATGGCTTTGACTTGTCCTTCTTCCAAAAGGGTTCCAGAAACCTAGGGTAAGATATGAGAGATTAATCGTTTACTAAAATCTGTTTAGAATaagatgcaaaaaaaaaaaagaaacaccataaaattgagaaaaaaaaaatagaactcTATAATTCTAGTTCACCCTTTTGTCtcaatttattgttaatttctTATATTTATACTCACTAATCACTATAGTTGGCTCTAGTCTCCTAAGCCAAAATTCGAAGGTGAGGGAATGAATGCAACAGCCaaagttatgttcaaaataaaaaaataaaaaaataaaaactaaacttCGTAGTATTAAACTATACCTGTGTACACTCATTCAAGGCATCCAACATGCTAGCACAAATTTCAATATCAGGCTCCTGCAAAACATAAGTAGTTTCAGAGaattaggtaaaaaaaatcCAGCATTAAGAAGGAAGCCACCAAATCCAAGAGCAACGACCTTGTGTAGGGCCTCCACCAAAGCTGGTACTATATAGTCAGACAATTGCTTAACATAAGACTCATTACGACCTTGAGCAAGCCCTTTCTCTACAGCTAGTTTAGCAGACAACAAAAGTTCTGGCATAGCTGTAAAAGAAACATGTCTCAGTTAGAGCTAAAATTCAATTACAAAAGAACCATCTTAGGAAAGAATAAGGTGTCAAACCAAGCACCAATAAAATGCATACCAGAAACAGCAGCTCTTCGTACTTCTTcgtgaaaataaaatttgaggAGAGGGACGAGAATTGGTGCCACCTAAAAAGAGCATTGACGGTCAATATACCACTAAATATAAAAAAGCTTTGTGGGACATAGAAATGAACCTGATCAATCCAAGGATAAAATCCTTCCTTCAATTCTTCTGCATAACAACATAGCATGTTGCATGCAGTTGCTTTCTCCTCCAAGACACTAGTCTTGATCCCTATTCTCTTGTCTCCAAGAGTTATAGTTTCCATACTGCAAAACAATACCTTCTGTCATTTGGGAATTGAGGGAAAAAAATGCACTCAGCCATAGTTGTACAACTTCCAACCCAAATTGCAATGTCAATCAATCGAGACCTCTTCACCCTTTTTAGACCAGTAAATGTTAATGAAAGAGTTGCAATCAAGATTCCGCAATAACACACCAATCAAACTTGAAAGTTGAATCAACAAAAAGGAACCAAATTCTTCTACCTCTAACATAGACAACACCATGCTTCAGGTACCAGATCTCCTCAAATGTATACATTCACTATAGTCCTCACTCTTAACTTCAACCATAAGGCATAGAACACTACAggattatttttaaatcaaattgcGAGCAATGTGCTCCAAATATTGCTCGGTTGCTCTTTCCTCCGATCTACTTCCCTCACTATCTAGTTCCAACCTCCATCACTCTTCCTTCACTGCCCCCCTTCCTCTCAAGGATAAGCATACAAAGACAAACACAAAACGGAAAATGAAGAAAGCAATTGTTTTCGCCAAAAATATCATGATAAACAGGACAACTTGGGTGTATACAAATAAATAGCAATGCATTTACCTCTCATCATCGGAGTCTTCAATATCATTATCAGAATCAGCAGATGTTATGGTCACATCAGGTTTGAGTTGGGCTGATTGAAGAAGAGGCGGCATAACAACACTCATATAAGGAAGGAAATCTTGCCCCAGGCATTTGCAAAGTCTAGCCCACGCCTGAGCACCAAAAATTGCATCAAGAGGAATTGAAGTGTGTCAGATCAAGAAATTGCTACAAATCCACTTTGAAACTAGAAAAAACTTTACCTGTAGCATGTAACTTGTTGTTGGATCATCAGATTCCATTTGGGACCCTTGTAATGACATCAGCACCTCCATGACCTAGTAGATAAAATATCATAGATTAAGGGTGTAGTCTAGCTAACAGAAAACCACGATTTAAAATACAAGCAAATGCTATGGGTATAATTTTTTCAGCGAATAGCATGTTATTACAAGAAACACAGGCATCTGCAGTGAAGAACCATAATTCAAGGCTGAGGAGCTTcccattttgaatatttttataaccAAAAAAAACATTGACAACACTACAAGAGAAAAATCTTGCAGCTAACAAGAAACGTGTCAGAGTACAAAAACTTAAGGCGATGTGCATTAGTGTTACTAATGAAAGAAATGACGGCCTATTATGCAGAAGCGATCCACACAATACCATTCCATCACTTCTCTGACTAACAGAAATTTAAAAggttcaaaaaattaaaagacaacATCACTTATAATTACAAACCTGTTTAGCATCATCCCGGAATTTCTCCTTGCCAACAGCCATACCGACCAAACTAATGCATTCCATTGCTTTTGCTCTAAGCATTCGGTTAGATTTGTCTGTTGCATTCACCAGGATAACTTTCAGGTAAGGCATGACAGCATCATAGTATTTTTGGAAATGTTCCTGCCAATTTAAGACCGTTAAAATTCTTCTTCTTGTATTACTATTAAACAAATTTCAGAAGGACAGGCACCTGAGAAGAATCAGCAACAGATGCCAACGCAGTCAATGCTCCCTCTTGAACCAATTGTTTGCCATTCTGAAATATGCAAAGTCCATTAATTACATAATCCATGTCAAGAAAATTACTAAtgtcattaaaatttttaatattaaacaattattgaaagagaaatatctAAAACTTTTTACCTGTAGAAGAACAAGCAACTTGGTCACTATCCCATCCATGTAAGGAGTCAAAATATCAGGAGTGCAGTTCTCGCTGAAATTAAGAACTGCTGATGCAGCATGTGCCTGCATGATGCATACACAATGTAAGTAAAAGAACCAGATAAATAAAAAGCAAAATAGTAATCTTCTACTGTATAATTTCCACTACAGAGCCAAGTAAAAGAACATTTCAACTCTATTAAGATTTAAGAGTGCTACAAAACATATTGGTCACTCTTTACAACTACGCACAAGGTAAGGGTTcttaaataaaacaatcatGTTAAGCTAAATGCACCCCTTGTCTACGACTGGCATGCAGTTTGAGACAACAtataataaaggaaaatttacttttaaaaatcccatcttttgattatttttgaaaaatccaACCTTTaccctttattttcttttgaagTACTTGCCAATACCCTTAACCTAATGTAGCccctttttccaaaaaaaaaagtaaaaaatttgaCACTTGTCATAAAATGAGTGGTTattcttttttcattaaataaaCGAAAGAAAAAAACTCGTTATCTTCTATTTTATGTTTTTCGGGGGAGGGGCATTGGGGGAGAGGATGGCAGGGGATGAGGAGGAgtagtttgtttcttttttatgtttttccgttattttttagtttgtaaagtttaaaagtaaagaaaaatgaaaaagtaataTATAAACAGGTTTTAGGTCATTTGAATCTGTTAAAGAAAATCAATGTTAAAGGTCGgatttatcaaaaataattgaaatggAAATGTGAGATTTTTTAAAGAGAATCACCCATAGGTCAGAGATTTAAAAGTAAATATTCCTATAATAAAAAGCCAAAAGCATCTTATCCTAAAATAGGCATTGCAAATAGTATAAACAAATCCACCCAGTAAAATGCCAAATGTGAATAAGAAAGACTAAAACTAAGCGTATACTTCTAATTCAATCTATGACAGAGAAATTACTAAAGTTGGAATAGGCATGTAGGAAACCTTTAGGAATCTGTTTTAACAAGTCAATTTTAGTAAAAATTGCAAGTCACAAACCAAATGTTGAAGTGTTGAACAATAATAAGTTATACATCAAGTTCACATTGAAGGATGGTATAAATCAAACCTGTACTCTAGGATTTTGAAAATCCTCCATGGCACCAGCTAGTGCTGGAAGAACGCTTTGATGATATTGTGTCTGTAAATCCGGTCCTAAATCAGTGGACAACTGCCCAATTGCATTGATAGCCGCCCATCGTACCCGTGGATGGGGATCTTGAAATGAATTCAAAACCATGGTCACCACTTGTTCCAAGATTTTGATCATCACCTAAACATCAAATGAGTAATATATAGTTCAAAGAACTGCACTCAGTTTACAAATGAATTGGATTGCCGAACTGCATAAATTCACACAATTAGACATGTATTACAAACCAAAGTAATACCTTTGAGCAACCTTCAGCAATTTGAGCAAGTGCAATAAGAGCAGCATGATGCTTCTGCCACTCAGGAGCAGCTAAGTATGCAGGAAACAATTGTGA
Coding sequences:
- the LOC130817373 gene encoding uncharacterized protein LOC130817373; its protein translation is MDAELSQIQQAQMAALLGPDPAPFETLISSLMSSSNEQRSQAELAFNLCKETHPDSLTLKLAHLLQFSPHPEVRAMSTILLRKLLTRDSYPQSSSSSSSSSSYVWPRLSPASQSSLKTILLGCLQRADARTISKKLCDTISELASGILPDNGWPELLPFMFHCVSSDDFKLQESAFLIFAQLSQFIGDALVPHIKELHAVFLNCLTNSQNSDVRIAALNAVINFIQCLESSGDRDRFQDLLPAMMKTLNEALNTSQEATAQEALELLIELAGAEPRFLRRQLVEVVESMLQIAEAEQLEEGTRHLAVEFVITLAEARERAPGMMRKLPQFISRLFEILMKMLLDIEDDPDWHTAEVEAEDAGETSNYSVGQECLDRLSIALGGNSIVPVASQLFPAYLAAPEWQKHHAALIALAQIAEGCSKVMIKILEQVVTMVLNSFQDPHPRVRWAAINAIGQLSTDLGPDLQTQYHQSVLPALAGAMEDFQNPRVQAHAASAVLNFSENCTPDILTPYMDGIVTKLLVLLQNGKQLVQEGALTALASVADSSQEHFQKYYDAVMPYLKVILVNATDKSNRMLRAKAMECISLVGMAVGKEKFRDDAKQVMEVLMSLQGSQMESDDPTTSYMLQAWARLCKCLGQDFLPYMSVVMPPLLQSAQLKPDVTITSADSDNDIEDSDDESMETITLGDKRIGIKTSVLEEKATACNMLCCYAEELKEGFYPWIDQVAPILVPLLKFYFHEEVRRAAVSAMPELLLSAKLAVEKGLAQGRNESYVKQLSDYIVPALVEALHKEPDIEICASMLDALNECTQVSGTLLEEGQVKAIVDEIKQVLTASSSRKRERAERTKAEDFDAEEGELLKEENEQEEELFEQVGDLLGTLIKTFKAAFLPFFDELTSYVTPMWGKDKTAGERRVAICIFDDVAEQCREAALKYYDTYLPFLFEACNDEDADVRQAAVYGLGVCAEYGGPVFKPLVGEALSRLNVVILHPQARNSENVMAYDNAVSALGKICQFHRDSIDSSQVVPAWLNCLPIRGDFIEAKIVHDQLCCMVERSDAEVLGPNNQYIPKIIMVFAEVLCAGKDLATEQTAGRMVTLLKHLQQTMPPAAFASILSSLQPQQQLTLQSILST